A window of Hippoglossus stenolepis isolate QCI-W04-F060 chromosome 16, HSTE1.2, whole genome shotgun sequence contains these coding sequences:
- the LOC118123560 gene encoding uncharacterized protein LOC118123560 isoform X1 has translation MLTENRKRQRSAGDEEGGHLVPQAKRQSRAHPLSPEPGRDAWDSEVQISSSNSESSISSPEHAAGSCSSRCAVGPCSPLSSGDSSELAGPTDLVSYLQINRLLREAHFQSLESRVHLRDT, from the exons ATGTTGACTGAAAACAG GAAACGACAGCGCAGTGCTGGTGATGAGGAGGGTGGCCACCTGGTGCCCCAAGCCAAGAGGCAAAGCAGagctcaccctctctctccggAGCCCGGCCGGGATGCCTGGGACTCCGAGGTACAGATAAGT TCATCCAACAGTGAGAGCAGCATCAGCAGTCCAGAACATGCAGCTGGGAGCTGTAGCAGTCGGTGTGCTGTGGGCCCCTGCAGTCCCCTCAGCTCTGGCGACTCCTCAGAACTGGCCGGCCCCACAGACCTGGTGTCCTACCTCCAGATCAACCGCCTCCTGAGGGAGGCGCACTTCCAGAGCCTAGAGAGCCGAGTCCATCTCAGAGACACGTGA
- the hid1a gene encoding protein HID1, which yields MGSTDSKLNFRKAVIQLTTKTQPVEATDDAFWDQFWADTTTTVQDVFALVPAAEIRAVREESPSNLATLCYKAVEKLVQGAESGCPSEREKQVILNCTRILTRILPYIFEDQDWRGFFWSTVPGAGRAGTDELDDDDGARPLAESLLLAIADLLFCPDFTVHSHRRGPDSVESMQTIDSCEYIWEAGVGFAQSPPLNYIHDLNRTELLRLLLTCFSEAMYLPLSSDNSVLNPWVTFFCSTENRHALPLFTSLLNVVCAYDPVGYGIPYNHLLFSDYREQLVEQAVQILIVTLEHDGGVPHRPASPSSIEEQESTGPENLFVNYLSRIHREEDFDFVLKGLARLLTNPLTQTYLPNSTKKIQFHQELLVLFWKLCDFNKKFLFFVLKSSDVLDILVPILFYLNDARADQSRVGLMHIGVFILLLLSGERNFGVRLNKPYSVHVPMDIPVFTGTHADLLIVVFHKIITTGHQRLQPLFDCLLTIVVNVSPYLKSLSMVAANKLLHLLEAFSTGWFLCSAAQNHHLVFFLLEAFNNIIQYQFDGNCNLVYAIIRKRNVFHQLANLPTDPASIQKALQRKRKSPDVISRTSSMETVSMEGSRPAVPAEPGTLKASLVAIPAIDKLTEKSQVSDDGTMVSIPKADSTHAVAPDQSAAAGTSDTESNSGRDNEDVFYTEAEMERRRLSSASSTSSWAPTPDWVLSWKCKLPLQTIMRLLQVLVPQVEKICIDKGLTDESEILKFLQHGTLVGLLPVPHPILIRKYQANAGTAMWFRTYMWGVVYLRNVDPPIWYDTDVRLFEIQRM from the exons ATGGGCAGCACCGACTCCAAACTGAACTTCAGGAAAGCGGTGATTCAGCTGACGACCAAAACACAG ccaGTGGAAGCCACAGACGATGCCTTCTGGGACCAGTTCTGGGCagacaccaccaccacagtCCAGGATGTTTTTGCACTGGTTCCAGCTGCAGAGATAAGAGCTGTTCGAGAAGAGTCCCCCTCAAATTTAGCAACCCTCTGCTATAAG GCCGTGGAGAAGCTGGTGCAGGGTGCAGAGTCCGGCTGCCCATCAGAGCGAGAGAAGCAGGTGATCCTGAACTGCACTCGCATCCTGACCCGCATCCTCCCATACATCTTTGAGGACCAGGACTGGAGAGGATTCTTCTGGTCGACCGTGCCTGGCGCTGGGCGGGCCGGG ACAGATGAGCTGGACGACGATGACGGTGCTCGACCACTGGCCGAGTCGCTGCTCCTGGCCATTGCCGACCTTCTCTTCTGCCCCGACTTCACGGTGCACAGCCACAGGAGAGGCCCA GACTCAGTAGAGAGCATGCAGACTATAGACAGCTGTGAGTACATCTGGGAGGCAGGGGTGGGCTTTGCACAGTCCCCCCCTCTCAACTACATCCATGACCTGAACAG GACAGAGTTGCTGAGATTGTTACTAACCTGCTTTTCGGAGGCCATGTACCTGCCTCTGTCATCGGACAACAGCGTCCTCAACCCCTGGGTGACTTTCTTCTGCTCCACAGAAAATAG ACATGCTCTGCCTCTGTTCACCTCTCTGCTGAATGTGGTGTGCGCCTATGACCCAGTGGGCTACGGCATCCCGTACAACCACCTGCTCTTCTCAGACTACCGGgagcagctggtggagcagGCCGTACAGATCCTCATAGTGACGCTCGAGCACGATGGAGGGGTTCCCCACCGCCCTGCGTCGCCATCCAGCATCGAGGAACAAGAG TCGACAGGGCCTGAGAACCTGTTTGTGAATTACCTGTCGAGGATTCACAGGGAGGAG GACTTTGACTTTGTGTTGAAGGGCCTAGCTCGTCTGCTGACCAACCCTCTGACTCAGACCTATCTGCCAAACTCCACGAAGAAGATCCAGTTCCATCAAGAGCTGTTGGTTCTCTTCTGGAAGCTCTGCGACTTCAATAAG AAGTTCCTGTTTTTTGTCCTGAAGAGCAGTGATGTGCTGGATATTCTGGTTCCCATACTCTTCTACCTGAACGATGCCAGGGCTGACCAGT CCCGTGTTGGACTCATGCACATCGGTGTGTTCATTTTGCTGCTGTTGAGCGGGGAGAGGAACTTTGGCGTGCGCTTGAATAAGCCCTACTCCGTCCATGTGCCGATGGACATCCCGGTGTTCACAGGGACTCACGCTGACCTGCTCATAGTG gTTTTTCACAAGATTATCACCACAGGCCACCAGCGTCTCCAGCCTCTGTTTGACTGCCTGCTCACCATCGTTGTGAATG tGTCTCCCTACTTGAAGAGCCTTTCCATGGTGGCAGCAAATAAACTGCTCCACCTGCTGGAGGCCTTCTCCACCGGCTGGTtcctgtgctctgcagcccagAACCACCACCTTGTGTTCTTCCTTCTTGAGGCTTTTAACAACATTATCCAGTACCAGTTTGACG GAAACTGTAACCTGGTGTACGCCATCATCCGCAAACGTAACGTGTTCCACCAGCTGGCCAACCTTCCAACTGATCCCGCTTCCATTCAAAAGGctttgcagaggaagaggaagtcccCGGACGTCATTTCCCGCACAAGCTCCATGGAGACGGTGTCCATGGAGGGCTCTCGTCCTGCTGTGCCGGCGGAGCCTGGAACTCTGAAGGCCAGTCTGGTCGCCATACCAG CCATTGATAAACTCACAGAGAAGTCCCAGGTGTCAGATGATGGCACCATGGTGTCCATCCCCAAGGCCGACTCCACACACGCTGTCGCCCCGGACCAAAGTGCAGCCGCAGGGACCAGTGACACGGAGTCGAACTCAGGCAGAGACAATGAA GATGTTTTCTACACTGAAGCTGAAATGGAGAGGAGACGTTTGTCGAGTGCGTCTTCTACATCATCTTGGGCTCCAACACCAGACTGG GTTCTCTCCTGGAAGTGTAAGCTACCCTTGCAGACTATCATGCGTCTTCTACAAGTGTTAGTTCCTCAGGTGGAGAAGATCTGCATTGACAA GGGTCTGACAGATGAATCAGAGATCCTGAAGTTTCTCCAGCATGGCACATTAGTGGGCCTGCTGCCTGTTCCTCACCCCATCCTCATCAGAAAGTATCAGGCCAACGCAGGCACTGCCATGTGGTTTCGCACTTACATGTGGGGTGTCGTCTATTTGCG CAATGTGGACCCTCCTATCTGGTACGACACTGATGTCCGCCTGTTTGAGATCCAGAGGATgtag
- the LOC118123560 gene encoding uncharacterized protein LOC118123560 isoform X2, which yields MLTENRKRQRSAGDEEGGHLVPQAKRQSRAHPLSPEPGRDAWDSESSNSESSISSPEHAAGSCSSRCAVGPCSPLSSGDSSELAGPTDLVSYLQINRLLREAHFQSLESRVHLRDT from the exons ATGTTGACTGAAAACAG GAAACGACAGCGCAGTGCTGGTGATGAGGAGGGTGGCCACCTGGTGCCCCAAGCCAAGAGGCAAAGCAGagctcaccctctctctccggAGCCCGGCCGGGATGCCTGGGACTCCGAG TCATCCAACAGTGAGAGCAGCATCAGCAGTCCAGAACATGCAGCTGGGAGCTGTAGCAGTCGGTGTGCTGTGGGCCCCTGCAGTCCCCTCAGCTCTGGCGACTCCTCAGAACTGGCCGGCCCCACAGACCTGGTGTCCTACCTCCAGATCAACCGCCTCCTGAGGGAGGCGCACTTCCAGAGCCTAGAGAGCCGAGTCCATCTCAGAGACACGTGA
- the LOC118123574 gene encoding proton channel OTOP2, giving the protein MKTAACQIFRTCNKLFSGKTPNDIVEAHPSNIETAAHLENIQQLPSPSQTPSVEAVTDCVHHVEAVMERAHHGGGWLLSGIICMNILMVGCALISGSAISGVITTVHQQIFIIVLLLLTMLWMFTYTVFTSRKDPAQFKDSHAGPVWLRVGLVLFGLLSLLMDSFKIVNYVGYLHCESAVKVAFPVVQAVFLFSQTYFLWTHAKDCVQMHTNFTRCGLTLTLSTNLVVWMAAVTEESIHQTDLPDLNTSVSHKMYRASYGDKRCKCSHSMCDTFKEAFYYLYPFNIEYSLFASAMAYVMWKNVGRLVDDHSHHNIKFRPKEVCFGPVTGILLVLSGLVTFILYEVGILEEDKEKRNEALLIHFITNVVIVSLMSIAATIGCVVYRLDRREHVSEKNPTRTLDMALLVGASMGQLVISYFSIVAVVATGARGHLNALNLAWAVLMVLELGLQNYFIIEGLHREPFHVMQEAALHTNAHSFHEHIETMVVMEGNKFNYFLNLSVDKPNWKRRILKEVCAFLLLANIIMWIMPAFGARPQFDHPVETKLYKFTTWAAIVNVGLPFGIFYRMHSVASLFEVFLIS; this is encoded by the exons ACATAGAAACGGCAGCACATTTGGAAAACATCCAACAGTTGCCCAGCCCGTCCCAGACTCCCAGTGTGGAGGCAGTGACGGATTGTGTCCACCATGTGGAGGCCGTGATGGAGCGGGCCCACCACGGTGGCGGCTGGCTCCTGTCGGGCATCATCTGCATGAACATCCTGATGGTGGGCTGTGCTTTGATCAGCGGCAGTGCCATCAGCGGGGTCATCACCACCGTGCACCAGCAAATCTTCatcatcgtcctcctcctcctcacaatgCTGTGGATGTTCACCTACACCGTCTTCACCTCTCGAAAGGATCCAGCCCAGTTCAAAGACAGCCATGCGGGGCCGGTGTGGCTCAGAG TTGGACTTGTGCTGTTCGGCCTCCTCAGTCTCCTCATGGACTCATTCAAGATTGTCAACTATGTGGGCTACCTTCACTGTGAATCGGCCGTTAAAGTCGCCTTCCCTGTCGTGcaagctgtgtttttgttttcccag aCATACTTCCTGTGGACTCATGCGAAAGACTGTGTACAGATGCATACGAATTTTACTCG GTGCGGGCTCACTCTTACACTGTCAACGAACCTGGTCGTGTGGATGGCAGCAGTGACCGAGGAATCGATTCACCAAACTGACCTTCCTGATTTAAATACCAGCGTCTCTCACAAGATGTACAGAG CGAGCTACGGGGATAAAAGGTGCAAATGCAGCCACTCGATGTGCGACACCTTCAAAGAGGCCTTCTACTACCTGTACCCCTTCAACATCGAGTACAGCCTCTTTGCGTCTGCGATGGCGTACGTCATGTGGAAGAACGTGGGTCGACTCGTGGACGACCACAGCCACCACAACATCAAGTTTCGTCCAAAGGAAGTGTGTTTCGGACCCGTGACGGGAATTCTTCTGGTTCTGTCGGGACTCGTGACGTTCATACTGTACGAGGTGGGCATActggaggaggacaaggagaagAGAAACGAGGCCTTGCTGATTCATTTCATCACCAATGTCGTGATAGTGAGCCTGATGTCCATCGCCGCCACGATCGGCTGCGTCGTCTACAGGCTCGACCGCAGGGAGCACGTGTCGGAGAAGAACCCAACTCGAACCCTGGACATGGCGCTGCTGGTGGGAGCCTCGATGGGACAGCTGGTCATCAGCTATTTCTCTATCGTGGCCGTGGTGGCGACGGGAGCCAGGGGCCACCTGAACGCCCTCAACCTGGCGTGGGCCGTGCTGATGGTGCTCGAGCTCGGCCTCCAGAACTACTTCATCATCGAGGGCTTGCACCGGGAGCCCTTCCACGTGATGCAGGAGGCGGCTCTGCACACAAACGCTCACAGCTTCCACGAACACATAGAGACGATGGTGGTAATGGAGGGCAACAAGTTCAACTACTTCCTGAACTTGAGTGTCGACAAGCCAAATTGGAAGAGAAGAATACTGAAGGAAGTGTGTGCCTTTCTGCTGCTCGCCAACATCATA ATGTGGATCATGCCTGCATTCGGCGCTCGTCCCCAGTTCGATCACCCCGTGGAGACCAAACTCTACAAGTTCACAACGTGGGCTGCGATTGTGAACGTTGGACTTCCTTTTGGGATCTTCTACCGCATGCACTCAGTGGCCAGTCTGTTCGAGGTCTTCTTGATATCCTAG